The Desulfobacterales bacterium genome contains the following window.
ACAAGGCGCACGGCGATTCGACAAGCGCAGCATATTAGGCATATGTGAGCATTGGCGAGAGCCGTGCAACGCTGTATGACGGCATCAGGCGCAGTTTTTCAACAGCCTGTTAAAGACTTGCCCAACCCGGCAAGCCATTTCTCAACTTCGCTCCGGAGCAGTGCATAAAATTTTTCACTCCCGCCCAGCCCTTTTCGGCCGAAAAAATAATTGATTTCAAGAAACAGCGGCTCTCGTCGATCTTTTTCGGTTTCAGATAAAGTTGAAAAGATCAAATCAAAACCGGCCAGATTAATACCGGTTTCAGTGCAAAACTGCTTGACGGCTCTTTCGGCGGCCTTCCGCCGAATGGAATCGGAAACAGCATCAACTACGGCGCCCTTTGCCAGGCTGGAATAAAACCGCTCTTTTTTATGCTGGACCCGCCAGTAGGAAACGATCGTTTGGCCGACCACGACAACCCTCAACGTCTTTCCGTCTGCCGGAATGCATTCCTGTAATAAAAATCCTTTGAGCCCGCTCCGTTCATATGCAATTGCTTGTTGCATTATCCGGTCAAGGTCGTCGGCAGAGCGAATCAAATGAACGGATTCGCCTTCACCGCCCCAGGAAAACTTAAATACAAAAGGATAACTAAAATCACCCCCGGGCTGTTTGCCGCCATACCGGCTTGTGTATGTGTGGATATCCCGGAAAGTTTCGGTTTTGGGATGC
Protein-coding sequences here:
- a CDS encoding glutathione synthase, with product MIVSFHPCIEGDRNITCAGRSPNNEDLKAIKAAHAVILSQGCSRVLYEMASNHCGNVFPNLDGKFRYPGKTGQIELFQKNKAPHPKTETFRDIHTYTSRYGGKQPGGDFSYPFVFKFSWGGEGESVHLIRSADDLDRIMQQAIAYERSGLKGFLLQECIPADGKTLRVVVVGQTIVSYWRVQHKKERFYSSLAKGAVVDAVSDSIRRKAAERAVKQFCTETGINLAGFDLIFSTLSETEKDRREPLFLEINYFFGRKGLGGSEKFYALLRSEVEKWLAGLGKSLTGC